In Mycolicibacterium phocaicum, one DNA window encodes the following:
- a CDS encoding suppressor of fused domain protein, whose amino-acid sequence MTDVLGAVRARLTTHFAGRGSSAEPVGASVTFLGADPIEVLRYGPTDGDVYHYASLGCSRYPMTDPMDMVADGISGPRAEAVLSLRGPTPTALARSIAVLASAPAVEGLILEPDALIDLQQPVWQGAAFTAFLLGASEIGDVELPDPYQPVRILSATPITATEAAWVRLKGADAMRDAWQQDGVDVLDQRRRAAEPS is encoded by the coding sequence GTGACCGACGTTCTCGGCGCGGTTCGCGCCCGTCTGACAACGCATTTCGCCGGCCGTGGCAGCAGCGCCGAGCCGGTGGGTGCCAGTGTCACCTTCCTTGGCGCCGACCCCATCGAGGTACTGCGCTACGGGCCGACCGACGGCGACGTGTATCACTATGCGTCGCTGGGCTGTTCGCGCTATCCGATGACGGATCCGATGGACATGGTGGCCGACGGGATCAGCGGCCCGCGGGCGGAGGCGGTGCTGTCCCTGCGTGGCCCGACGCCGACGGCACTGGCCCGCTCGATCGCCGTACTGGCGTCGGCGCCGGCCGTCGAAGGTCTGATCCTGGAACCGGATGCGCTGATCGATCTGCAACAGCCGGTCTGGCAGGGGGCGGCATTCACCGCATTCCTGTTGGGCGCCAGCGAGATCGGCGACGTCGAGCTGCCCGACCCGTATCAGCCGGTCCGGATCCTGAGCGCGACACCCATCACCGCCACCGAGGCCGCCTGGGTGCGGCTCAAGGGCGCGGACGCCATGCGTGACGCGTGGCAACAGGACGGTGTCGACGTCCTCGATCAGCGGCGCCGGGCCGCCGAGCCCAGCTGA
- a CDS encoding NAD(P)-dependent malic enzyme, whose translation MVIDDAEIFAAHEGGKLSVALNEPLDTQRALSIAYTPGVAQVSRAIAADATLAKKYTWANRLVAVVSDGSAVLGLGDIGPAASLPVMEGKSALFKTFGGLDSIPIVLDTKDPDEIVETLIRLRPTFGAVNLEDISAPRCFEIERRVIEALDCPVMHDDQHGTAIVVLAALLGATKVLERDMHNLKVVVSGAGAAGVACTNIMLASGIRDIIVLDSKGVVHTGRDDLNSFKAELAGRTNPRGVTGGIAEALDGADVFLGVSAGLVPEEFIAEMAPNAIVFALSNPDPEIHPDVARKYAAVVATGRSDFPNQINNVLAFPGVFRGALDAGARRITEAMKVAAAEAIFSVVGDDLSVDYIVPSALDPRVGPAVAAAVAAASQA comes from the coding sequence GTGGTCATCGACGATGCGGAAATTTTCGCCGCCCACGAAGGGGGCAAGCTCTCCGTAGCCCTCAACGAGCCGCTTGATACCCAGCGCGCGTTGTCGATCGCCTACACCCCGGGCGTCGCGCAGGTCAGCCGTGCCATCGCGGCCGATGCGACCCTGGCCAAGAAGTACACCTGGGCCAACCGCCTGGTTGCCGTCGTGAGCGACGGCAGCGCCGTGCTGGGCCTCGGTGACATCGGCCCGGCGGCCTCCCTGCCGGTCATGGAGGGCAAGAGCGCCCTGTTCAAGACCTTTGGTGGCCTCGACTCCATCCCGATCGTGCTGGACACCAAGGACCCCGACGAGATTGTCGAGACCCTGATCCGGCTGCGTCCGACATTCGGCGCCGTCAACCTGGAGGACATCTCCGCGCCGCGATGTTTCGAGATCGAGCGCCGCGTCATCGAGGCGCTGGACTGCCCCGTCATGCATGACGACCAGCACGGCACCGCCATCGTGGTGCTCGCCGCGCTGCTGGGCGCGACCAAGGTGCTCGAGCGCGACATGCACAACCTCAAGGTCGTGGTGTCCGGTGCCGGTGCGGCCGGTGTGGCCTGCACCAACATCATGCTGGCCAGCGGCATTCGCGACATCATCGTCCTCGACAGCAAGGGCGTCGTGCACACCGGTCGTGACGACCTGAACTCCTTCAAGGCCGAACTCGCCGGCCGCACCAACCCGCGTGGCGTGACCGGCGGCATCGCCGAGGCGCTCGACGGCGCCGACGTCTTCCTGGGCGTCTCGGCCGGCCTGGTGCCCGAAGAATTCATCGCCGAGATGGCGCCCAATGCCATCGTGTTCGCCCTGTCGAACCCGGACCCGGAGATCCACCCGGACGTCGCCCGCAAGTACGCCGCCGTCGTGGCGACCGGTCGCAGCGACTTCCCGAACCAGATCAACAACGTGCTGGCGTTCCCCGGCGTGTTCCGCGGCGCCCTGGACGCCGGTGCCCGCCGGATCACCGAGGCCATGAAAGTGGCTGCCGCAGAAGCCATCTTCTCGGTCGTGGGTGATGATCTGTCGGTCGACTACATCGTGCCCAGCGCGCTCGACCCGCGTGTGGGTCCGGCCGTGGCGGCCGCGGTGGCCGCCGCGTCGCAAGCCTGA
- the corA gene encoding magnesium/cobalt transporter CorA, with the protein MPSFRALQPSNFRPVPKKAPAGPDASSIHVPVARATVDCGVYSMGARLPGKYTHGAAVSKVRELRAAGAEAFVWIGLHEPDQHQMQAVADVFGLHELAVEDAVCAHQRPKLERYDQTLFLVLKTVSYVEHESVANAREIVETGEIMVFVGPEFVVTVRHGEHSGLAGVRHRLDESPTILTLGPYAVMHAIADHVVDSYLDVTALVETDIDAIEQAVFSPHTQTDIESIYLLKREVVELRHSVNPLTMALQRLLSDHHDLISKEVRRYIRDVHDHNSQAADQITGFDDMLSSLVQAALGKVGMEQNADMRKISAWVAIAAMPTMIAGIYGMNFDNMPELHWHYGYFAVLTVMVLVCTGLYRTFRHNHWL; encoded by the coding sequence ATGCCCTCGTTCCGCGCACTCCAACCATCGAACTTCCGCCCCGTGCCGAAAAAGGCGCCTGCCGGGCCCGATGCCAGCTCCATCCACGTGCCGGTCGCCCGCGCCACCGTCGACTGCGGCGTCTACTCCATGGGCGCGCGGCTACCCGGCAAATACACCCACGGCGCAGCCGTCTCCAAGGTGCGCGAACTGCGCGCGGCCGGCGCGGAGGCCTTCGTGTGGATCGGACTCCACGAGCCCGACCAGCACCAGATGCAAGCCGTCGCCGACGTCTTCGGACTGCACGAACTGGCCGTCGAGGACGCGGTCTGCGCCCATCAGCGGCCCAAACTGGAGCGGTACGACCAGACCCTCTTCCTGGTGCTCAAAACGGTCAGCTACGTCGAGCACGAGTCCGTGGCCAATGCCCGTGAGATCGTCGAGACGGGCGAGATCATGGTGTTCGTCGGCCCCGAGTTCGTGGTCACGGTCCGGCACGGTGAACACAGCGGACTGGCCGGCGTGCGGCACCGACTGGACGAGTCCCCCACCATCCTGACGCTGGGCCCCTACGCGGTGATGCACGCCATCGCCGACCACGTGGTGGACAGCTACCTCGATGTCACCGCACTGGTCGAGACCGACATCGACGCCATCGAGCAGGCCGTGTTCTCCCCGCACACCCAGACCGATATCGAGAGCATCTACCTGCTCAAGCGTGAGGTCGTCGAGCTGCGGCACTCGGTGAACCCCCTGACCATGGCACTGCAGCGGCTGCTGTCCGACCACCACGACCTGATCTCGAAGGAAGTCCGCCGCTACATCCGCGACGTCCACGACCACAACAGTCAGGCCGCCGACCAGATCACCGGCTTCGACGACATGTTGAGCTCGCTGGTGCAGGCGGCGCTCGGCAAGGTCGGCATGGAACAGAACGCCGACATGCGCAAGATCTCGGCGTGGGTTGCCATCGCCGCGATGCCCACGATGATCGCCGGCATCTACGGCATGAATTTCGATAACATGCCCGAACTACATTGGCATTACGGCTATTTCGCCGTCCTGACGGTGATGGTGCTGGTGTGCACGGGCCTGTACCGGACGTTCCGCCACAACCACTGGCTGTAA
- a CDS encoding SDR family NAD(P)-dependent oxidoreductase: MEGFAGKVCVITGAGSGIGQALAIELARSGASLAISDIDTEGLAKTEEQVKAIGAEVKADRLNVAEREAFELYADDVVKHFGKVNQVYNNAGIAFTGDLEVSQFKDIERVMDVDFWGVVNGTKVFLPHLIASGDGHVVNVSSIFGLFAVPSQSAYNAAKFAVRGFTEALRQEMKLAGHPVKVTTVHPGGIKTNIVRNSTAAADIDSAGLNKLFDRGALTTPERAAQIILEAVRKGHARVLVGPDAKIVDVIVRITGSGAYQGLFAAIAGRVLPRLG, translated from the coding sequence ATGGAGGGATTCGCCGGCAAGGTCTGCGTGATCACCGGAGCCGGGTCGGGTATCGGCCAGGCGCTGGCCATTGAACTGGCGCGCTCGGGTGCGTCGCTGGCGATCAGCGACATCGACACCGAGGGCCTGGCCAAGACCGAGGAACAGGTCAAGGCCATCGGCGCCGAAGTGAAAGCCGACCGGCTGAACGTCGCCGAGCGGGAGGCCTTCGAGCTGTATGCCGACGACGTGGTCAAGCACTTCGGCAAGGTCAACCAGGTCTACAACAACGCCGGCATCGCCTTCACCGGTGACCTCGAGGTCAGCCAGTTCAAGGACATCGAGCGCGTCATGGACGTCGACTTCTGGGGCGTCGTCAACGGCACCAAGGTCTTCCTGCCGCACCTGATCGCCTCGGGCGACGGGCACGTCGTCAACGTCTCGAGCATCTTCGGCCTGTTCGCGGTGCCCAGCCAATCCGCTTACAACGCAGCCAAATTCGCCGTCCGCGGCTTCACCGAGGCGCTGCGCCAGGAAATGAAGCTGGCGGGCCATCCGGTGAAGGTCACCACGGTGCACCCGGGCGGCATCAAGACCAACATCGTGCGCAACTCGACCGCGGCCGCCGACATCGACTCCGCGGGCCTGAACAAGCTGTTCGACAGGGGCGCCCTGACCACCCCGGAACGGGCCGCTCAGATCATTCTCGAAGCGGTCCGTAAGGGCCATGCCCGCGTGCTGGTCGGGCCGGACGCCAAGATCGTCGACGTGATCGTCCGCATCACCGGGTCGGGCGCCTACCAGGGGCTGTTCGCGGCGATCGCGGGACGGGTCCTGCCCAGGCTCGGTTGA
- a CDS encoding ABC transporter ATP-binding protein has product MAEIVLENVTKSYDGGATAVQDLSLTIADGEFLILVGPSGCGKSTTLNMIAGLEDISSGELRIGGERVNEKEPRDRDIAMVFQSYALYPHMTVRQNIAFPLTLAKMPKAEIAAKVEETAKILDLTALLDRKPAQLSGGQRQRVAMGRAIVRSPKAFLMDEPLSNLDAKLRVQMRTEIARLQARLGTTTVYVTHDQTEAMTLGDRVVVMSGGVAQQVGTPDELYNEPANLFVAGFIGSPSMNFFPATRTDVGVQLPFGEVTLSDEARAALDQQRPSADLIAGVRPEQFDDASVIDAYARIQSLTFEVDAELVESLGADKYVHFRLEGAGAQAAQLEQLADDTADAGSSENTYVARVSAKSAATAGSRVELALDTSKLTLFDPATGRNLSLVQ; this is encoded by the coding sequence ATGGCCGAAATCGTTCTGGAGAACGTCACCAAGAGTTACGACGGCGGCGCAACGGCCGTGCAGGACCTGTCGCTCACGATCGCAGACGGTGAGTTCCTGATCCTGGTCGGGCCGTCGGGATGCGGAAAGTCGACGACGCTCAACATGATTGCCGGCCTGGAGGACATCAGCTCCGGCGAACTGCGCATCGGTGGCGAACGGGTCAACGAGAAGGAGCCCCGCGACCGGGACATCGCGATGGTGTTCCAGTCCTACGCGCTCTACCCGCACATGACGGTGCGGCAGAACATCGCGTTCCCGCTCACTCTCGCGAAGATGCCGAAGGCCGAGATCGCCGCCAAGGTCGAGGAGACCGCGAAAATCCTTGATTTGACGGCACTTCTGGACCGCAAGCCCGCCCAGCTGTCCGGTGGACAGCGTCAGCGTGTGGCGATGGGACGTGCCATCGTGCGTAGCCCCAAGGCCTTCCTGATGGACGAGCCGCTGTCCAACCTGGACGCCAAGCTGCGGGTGCAGATGCGCACCGAGATCGCCCGGCTGCAGGCCCGCCTCGGCACCACCACCGTCTACGTCACGCACGACCAGACCGAGGCGATGACGCTGGGGGACCGGGTGGTGGTGATGAGTGGCGGTGTCGCGCAACAGGTCGGCACCCCCGACGAGCTGTACAACGAGCCGGCGAACCTGTTCGTCGCCGGCTTCATCGGCTCCCCGTCGATGAACTTCTTCCCGGCCACACGGACCGACGTCGGGGTGCAGCTGCCCTTCGGTGAGGTCACCTTGAGCGACGAGGCCCGCGCGGCGCTGGACCAGCAGCGGCCGTCGGCCGACCTGATCGCGGGTGTGCGTCCCGAGCAGTTCGACGACGCCTCGGTGATCGACGCCTACGCGCGCATCCAATCGCTGACCTTCGAGGTCGACGCCGAGCTGGTGGAATCGCTCGGGGCGGACAAGTACGTGCACTTCCGGCTCGAAGGTGCCGGCGCTCAAGCCGCCCAGCTGGAGCAGCTCGCCGACGACACCGCCGATGCCGGATCGAGCGAAAACACTTATGTGGCACGGGTTTCGGCCAAGTCGGCCGCGACCGCGGGTAGTCGGGTCGAGCTGGCTCTGGACACGTCCAAGCTGACCCTGTTCGACCCGGCCACGGGCCGCAACCTGTCATTGGTGCAGTGA
- a CDS encoding SDR family NAD(P)-dependent oxidoreductase, whose amino-acid sequence MEGFAGKVCVVTGAGSGIGQALAIELARSGAKLAISDVNTEGLAETEERIKAIGAPVKSDRLNVTEREAFALYADAVAEHFGKVNQIYNNAGIAFTGDIEVSQFKDIERVMDVNFWGVVNGTKEFLPHLIASGDGHVVNVSSVFGLFAVPGQAAYNASKFAVRGFTEALRQEMKLAGHPVKVTTVHPGGVKTGIARNSTAVEGIDPKELAKTFDAKLAKTTPERAAKIILEAVRKGHARVLVGPDAKLLDLIIRATGSGAYQDLFSRVTSRVMPSRSH is encoded by the coding sequence ATGGAGGGCTTCGCCGGGAAAGTCTGTGTCGTCACCGGAGCCGGATCGGGCATCGGTCAGGCCCTCGCCATCGAGCTCGCCCGCTCGGGCGCCAAGCTGGCGATCAGTGACGTCAACACCGAGGGCCTCGCCGAGACCGAAGAGCGCATCAAGGCCATCGGCGCCCCCGTCAAGAGCGACCGCCTCAACGTCACCGAGCGCGAGGCCTTCGCCCTCTACGCCGACGCCGTCGCCGAGCACTTCGGCAAGGTCAACCAGATCTACAACAACGCCGGCATCGCCTTCACCGGCGACATCGAGGTCAGCCAGTTCAAGGACATCGAGCGGGTCATGGACGTCAACTTCTGGGGCGTCGTCAACGGCACCAAGGAATTCCTGCCGCACCTGATCGCCTCGGGCGACGGGCACGTCGTCAACGTCTCCAGCGTCTTCGGCCTGTTCGCCGTCCCCGGCCAGGCCGCCTACAACGCCTCCAAGTTCGCCGTCCGCGGCTTCACCGAAGCCCTGCGCCAGGAGATGAAGCTCGCCGGCCACCCCGTCAAGGTCACCACGGTGCACCCCGGCGGCGTGAAGACCGGTATCGCCCGCAACTCCACCGCGGTCGAAGGCATCGACCCGAAGGAGCTGGCCAAGACCTTCGACGCGAAGCTGGCCAAGACCACCCCCGAACGCGCCGCCAAGATCATCCTGGAGGCCGTGCGCAAGGGCCACGCCCGCGTGCTCGTCGGACCGGACGCCAAGCTGCTGGACCTGATCATCCGGGCCACCGGCTCGGGCGCGTACCAGGATCTGTTCTCCCGCGTCACGTCCCGCGTGATGCCGTCGCGCTCGCACTGA
- a CDS encoding glycine betaine ABC transporter substrate-binding protein, translating into MSRRVAAGGVALAALLTATTAGCSTGQSVPGPPAVTVGAAPTSESKLLAHLYSAALGYFGIPTRVHLVPDPVAALDSADVTVAPGLTGELLARFVPHATARADEQVYRSMISALPEGVAAADYTASAQDKPAVAVTAATADRWGKRDVAALPGHCGGLSVGVVTGDAHPARVGDCVLPAAREFKDAAGLFDALKAGAVTVAWTSTAAPAVPAGVTVLTDRTALIRAENVVPLYRRNVLAEQQVLALNGIAGELDTATLTDMIGQVDKGADPAAVAGAWLAQHPLDH; encoded by the coding sequence ATGAGCCGCCGGGTCGCGGCGGGCGGTGTGGCGCTGGCCGCACTGCTCACCGCGACGACGGCGGGCTGCAGCACCGGGCAATCCGTGCCGGGACCCCCGGCGGTGACCGTCGGTGCCGCGCCGACCAGCGAGTCGAAACTTCTCGCTCATCTGTACTCGGCCGCCCTGGGATATTTCGGTATCCCGACCCGCGTGCACCTGGTCCCGGATCCTGTTGCGGCCCTGGACTCCGCCGATGTGACCGTGGCGCCCGGACTGACCGGCGAACTGCTCGCCAGATTCGTCCCACACGCCACGGCACGGGCCGACGAACAGGTGTACCGGTCGATGATCTCGGCGCTGCCCGAAGGTGTCGCCGCCGCCGACTACACCGCGTCGGCGCAGGACAAGCCGGCTGTCGCGGTCACCGCCGCGACAGCGGACCGCTGGGGCAAGCGGGATGTCGCGGCGCTACCGGGGCATTGCGGCGGTTTGTCCGTCGGAGTGGTGACGGGGGATGCCCACCCGGCTCGCGTGGGGGACTGTGTCCTACCGGCCGCTCGTGAATTCAAGGACGCCGCAGGCCTTTTCGATGCGTTGAAGGCGGGCGCGGTGACGGTGGCCTGGACCTCCACCGCGGCGCCGGCGGTACCGGCGGGCGTGACGGTGCTGACCGACCGCACCGCGCTGATCCGCGCCGAGAACGTGGTGCCCTTGTACCGGCGTAACGTCCTGGCCGAACAACAGGTGTTGGCGCTCAACGGAATTGCCGGCGAACTGGACACCGCGACGCTGACCGACATGATCGGTCAGGTCGACAAGGGGGCCGATCCGGCCGCGGTGGCGGGTGCGTGGCTGGCCCAGCACCCGCTGGACCACTAG
- a CDS encoding TIGR04222 domain-containing membrane protein, with protein MANLALSDRLLVSRSGALTVPADVEPLDDVDAAVAAGVSTTRRRRSAMRRLRKHPHIVAIGDRLRGRGLLLDDGSTTVLRACALLPCAVWVVGLLRLINGIELHHRVILLTVFLVATGLSTLVLVRAFLADAAHRPSDSGKLALEGMKNRYESGVGLNDPATETRRADALRQAQVVGVALLGFAALTDDDLRTSLIGSAGVGSGGGCGSGSSCGGGGCGGGGCGGCGGCGG; from the coding sequence ATCGCAAACCTGGCCTTGAGCGACCGGCTTCTGGTTTCCCGCAGCGGTGCGCTCACCGTTCCCGCCGACGTCGAACCGCTCGACGACGTCGATGCTGCCGTCGCCGCCGGTGTGTCCACGACGCGCCGCCGGCGGAGCGCGATGCGGCGGCTGCGCAAGCACCCGCACATCGTGGCGATCGGTGACCGGTTGCGCGGCCGGGGTCTGCTTCTCGACGACGGTTCGACCACCGTGTTGCGCGCCTGCGCGCTGCTGCCGTGCGCGGTATGGGTGGTCGGCCTCCTCCGCTTGATCAACGGCATCGAGTTGCACCACAGGGTCATCCTGCTGACGGTTTTCCTGGTGGCCACCGGTCTGTCGACGCTCGTCCTGGTACGCGCATTTCTCGCCGACGCGGCGCACCGACCGTCCGACTCGGGGAAACTCGCGCTCGAAGGCATGAAGAACCGGTACGAGTCCGGCGTGGGCCTGAACGATCCTGCGACGGAGACCCGGCGGGCCGACGCGCTACGGCAGGCGCAGGTGGTCGGGGTCGCGCTGCTCGGTTTCGCCGCGCTGACAGACGACGATCTGCGCACGTCGCTGATCGGCAGTGCCGGTGTCGGCAGCGGAGGCGGTTGTGGCAGCGGCAGCAGCTGTGGCGGAGGGGGTTGCGGCGGCGGTGGCTGTGGCGGCTGCGGCGGGTGCGGCGGATGA
- a CDS encoding ABC transporter substrate-binding protein — MVRAGKLRAALAAGAAACTAATLVSACGSGAGGNVVNFYTSANEMATFSAVAKRCNAELGGRFSIKQISLPKGADDQRLQLARRLTGNDKTLDIMGLDVVWTAEFAEAGWAVPLADDPAGKAEADAADDTLPGPLKTAQWQGRLFAAPITTNTQMLWYRADLMPEPPATWDDMVAQATKLHAAGGPSWIAVQGKQYEGLVVWFNTLLTSAGGSVLSDDGKTVTLTDTPEHRAATVKALQVIKSVATAPGADPSITQTDEGTARLALEQGKAALEVNWPFVLPSLLENAVKGGVPFLPLNERAELKSAINDVGTFAPDDAQFTTAYDESKKVFGFADYPGVQPGVPAKVTIGGLNLAVGKDSTHKAEAFEAIRCMRSAANQEFTSVEGGLPAVRASLYDDPKFQAKYPQYAVIRRQLADAAVRPATPQYQAVSTRISATLAPITKIDPQRTADKLASEVQQAIDGKGLIP; from the coding sequence GTGGTGCGCGCGGGAAAGCTGCGGGCTGCGCTGGCAGCGGGTGCGGCGGCGTGCACGGCCGCCACGTTGGTATCCGCCTGCGGTTCCGGTGCGGGCGGCAACGTCGTCAACTTCTATACCTCGGCCAATGAGATGGCGACATTCTCGGCCGTCGCCAAGCGGTGCAATGCCGAACTCGGCGGCCGCTTCAGCATCAAGCAGATCAGCCTGCCCAAGGGCGCCGACGATCAGCGGCTGCAGCTGGCCCGCCGGCTGACCGGCAACGACAAGACCCTCGACATCATGGGCCTGGACGTGGTGTGGACCGCGGAGTTCGCCGAAGCCGGCTGGGCCGTGCCGCTGGCCGACGACCCGGCCGGAAAAGCGGAAGCCGACGCCGCCGACGACACCCTGCCCGGACCGCTCAAGACGGCGCAGTGGCAGGGCCGCCTGTTCGCCGCGCCCATCACGACCAACACCCAAATGCTCTGGTACCGGGCCGATCTGATGCCCGAGCCGCCGGCGACCTGGGATGACATGGTGGCGCAGGCGACCAAGCTGCACGCCGCCGGTGGACCCAGCTGGATCGCCGTGCAGGGCAAGCAGTACGAGGGCCTGGTGGTCTGGTTCAACACCTTGCTGACCAGCGCCGGCGGCAGCGTGCTGTCCGACGACGGCAAGACCGTCACCCTGACCGACACCCCCGAGCATCGCGCCGCGACCGTCAAGGCGCTGCAGGTCATCAAGTCGGTGGCCACCGCGCCCGGCGCCGACCCGTCCATCACCCAGACCGACGAGGGGACGGCCCGGCTGGCACTCGAGCAGGGCAAGGCCGCGCTCGAGGTGAACTGGCCGTTCGTGCTGCCGTCACTGCTGGAGAACGCGGTCAAGGGTGGCGTGCCGTTCCTGCCGCTGAACGAGCGCGCGGAGCTCAAGAGCGCCATCAACGACGTCGGTACCTTCGCGCCCGACGATGCGCAGTTCACGACGGCCTACGACGAGAGCAAGAAGGTGTTCGGCTTCGCGGATTACCCGGGGGTGCAGCCCGGGGTGCCGGCCAAGGTCACCATCGGTGGGCTGAATCTGGCTGTGGGCAAGGACAGTACGCACAAGGCCGAGGCCTTCGAGGCCATCCGGTGCATGCGCAGCGCGGCCAATCAGGAGTTCACGTCGGTGGAGGGCGGGCTGCCCGCGGTGCGCGCGTCGCTGTACGACGATCCCAAGTTCCAGGCCAAGTATCCGCAGTACGCGGTGATCCGTCGCCAGCTCGCGGATGCCGCGGTGCGGCCGGCCACGCCGCAGTATCAGGCGGTGTCGACGCGGATTTCGGCGACGCTGGCCCCGATCACCAAGATCGACCCGCAGCGCACCGCCGACAAGCTGGCCTCCGAGGTGCAACAGGCGATCGACGGCAAGGGGCTGATCCCGTGA
- a CDS encoding carbohydrate ABC transporter permease — protein MSRGTADRRLAYALIAPAVLVMLAVAAYPVGYAVWLSLHRDNLAAPAETRFVGLDNYTTILTDHYWWTAFVVTLGITVVSVAIEFVLGMTLAVVMHRTVFGSSVVRTAILIPYGIVTVAASYSWYYAWTPGTGYLANLLPTGSAPLTEQLPSLAIVVLAEVWKTTPFMSLLLLAGLVLVPRDLLDAAQMDGAGRWQRFAKVTLPLMKPAILVALLFRTLDAFRIFDNIYVLTGGTNNTGSVSILGYDNLFKAFNIGLGSAISVLIFATVAIIAFIYIKIFGAAAPGAEAEVR, from the coding sequence GTGAGCCGTGGAACTGCCGACAGGCGCCTCGCCTATGCGCTGATCGCGCCCGCCGTGCTGGTGATGCTCGCGGTGGCAGCGTATCCCGTCGGCTACGCGGTGTGGCTGAGCCTGCACCGGGACAACCTCGCCGCGCCGGCGGAGACCCGCTTCGTGGGTCTGGACAACTACACGACAATCCTCACCGACCACTACTGGTGGACGGCCTTCGTGGTCACGCTCGGTATCACGGTGGTGTCGGTGGCCATCGAGTTCGTGCTCGGGATGACGCTCGCGGTGGTGATGCACCGGACCGTCTTCGGCAGCTCGGTGGTGCGCACCGCCATCCTGATTCCGTACGGCATCGTGACCGTGGCCGCTTCCTACAGTTGGTATTACGCGTGGACGCCGGGCACCGGCTACCTCGCGAATCTGCTGCCCACGGGCAGCGCGCCGCTGACCGAGCAGCTGCCGTCGCTGGCCATCGTGGTGCTCGCCGAGGTGTGGAAGACCACGCCGTTCATGTCGTTGCTGCTGTTGGCGGGGCTGGTGCTGGTGCCCCGGGACCTGCTCGACGCCGCCCAGATGGACGGCGCGGGTCGCTGGCAGCGGTTCGCCAAAGTCACTCTGCCGCTGATGAAACCGGCGATCCTCGTGGCCCTGCTGTTCCGCACGCTGGATGCGTTCCGCATCTTCGACAACATCTACGTGCTCACGGGCGGCACCAACAACACCGGCTCGGTGTCGATCCTGGGTTACGACAATCTCTTCAAGGCGTTCAACATCGGCCTGGGATCGGCGATCAGCGTCCTGATCTTCGCGACCGTCGCGATCATCGCGTTCATCTACATCAAGATCTTCGGTGCCGCGGCGCCCGGTGCGGAAGCCGAGGTGCGGTGA
- a CDS encoding carbohydrate ABC transporter permease has translation MSDQTRGGRLAGWGVVNVLVVVYALLPVLWIFSLSLKPTSTVKDGNLIPRQVTFDNYKGIFTGVGFGSALINSIGIGLITTAIAVTIGGMAAYAVARLDFPGKRLLVGLSLLIAMFPQISLVTPLFNIERTVGLFDTWPGLILPYITFALPLAIYTLSAFFREIPWDLEKAAKMDGATPGQAFRKVIAPLAAPGIVTAAILVFIFAWNDLLLALSLTATQRAITAPVAIANFTGSSQFEEPTGSIAAGAMVITVPIIIFVLIFQRRIVAGLTSGAVKG, from the coding sequence ATGAGCGATCAGACACGTGGCGGCCGGTTGGCCGGCTGGGGCGTGGTCAACGTCCTGGTGGTGGTCTACGCGCTGCTGCCGGTGCTGTGGATCTTCTCGCTGTCCCTCAAGCCGACGTCAACGGTCAAGGACGGCAACCTGATTCCGCGTCAGGTCACGTTCGACAACTACAAGGGCATCTTCACCGGCGTCGGCTTCGGCTCGGCACTGATCAACTCGATCGGCATCGGGCTCATCACCACCGCCATCGCGGTGACGATCGGTGGCATGGCGGCCTACGCCGTGGCCCGCCTGGACTTTCCGGGCAAGCGACTGCTGGTCGGCCTGTCGTTGCTGATCGCGATGTTCCCGCAGATCTCGCTGGTGACACCGTTGTTCAACATCGAGCGCACTGTCGGGCTGTTCGACACCTGGCCGGGTCTGATCCTGCCGTACATCACCTTCGCGCTGCCACTGGCGATCTACACCCTGTCGGCGTTCTTCCGGGAAATCCCTTGGGATCTGGAGAAGGCCGCCAAGATGGACGGTGCCACGCCGGGGCAGGCCTTCCGGAAGGTCATCGCACCACTCGCCGCACCCGGCATCGTCACGGCAGCGATCCTGGTGTTCATCTTCGCCTGGAACGACCTGCTGCTGGCATTGTCGCTGACCGCCACCCAGCGTGCCATCACCGCGCCGGTGGCGATCGCGAACTTCACGGGCAGTTCGCAATTCGAGGAGCCGACCGGTTCCATCGCCGCCGGGGCGATGGTCATCACGGTGCCCATCATCATCTTTGTTCTCATCTTCCAACGACGGATCGTCGCGGGCCTGACGTCCGGTGCGGTGAAGGGGTAG